A single genomic interval of Novosphingobium ginsenosidimutans harbors:
- a CDS encoding CHASE3 domain-containing protein yields MQSDDRVDGLRRIALGIAAALLLALLAWLTLSSRQSEHAEHAAQAQEVLTLNVLRATEQVLSTAQDAETGERGFLLTGDPAFLQPLNAARSQQPAAIARLRELTENDADAAAKVTRIEELASASMAQLERSVAMQRQGRLDQANRLDQLRDGKQAMDQLRAELAALERLKQLELLESRNQAQHATTLAGRWRALLTAFTLVLGLLCGMAVRGQLRARQQAREQAIRARSETILEAGRHLLQSIIDSSGNLIFVKTRQGEVLFANAAFSKAVPTPLPMLRGVPLPPTDEPNEAEALAAADRAALERGELSAVDLRLTVDGERRWYRVEKNPWVRDGKIIGVIGIVRDISVTKSREASLEQRVAARTAELENALASVQQEMAEREAVQESLRQFQKIESLGQLTGGIAHDFNNMLAVVIASLDTLRQQLPAMDARNIAPLIETALAGATSAADLTGRLLAFARQQRLKPRRVELNTLISRTQRLLARSLGKNIEVMLDLDPAAGWVEVDNSQLESALVNLAVNARDAMPTGGRLTIATRRRDTEIEIKVDDNGEGMSSEQLQRVFDPFFTTKDIGMGTGLGLSQVHGFVAQSGGRITIQSTPNVGTSVCIALPACDAPESAEAGDAKQADREVKGELVLLVEDEALVRLSAQASLTALGYRVIAAAEGYEALRLLSENPQIAALLTDISMPGMNGRDLAEAALLLRPDLAVVLTTGHGSDTGSNTGILVLPKPYLLEDLAAVLAEALANAGAREQAVALANSRKHGGKKSQPSPEPEAPSPV; encoded by the coding sequence TTGCAGTCAGATGATCGCGTCGACGGACTGCGAAGGATCGCGCTTGGCATCGCGGCGGCGCTGCTGCTGGCGCTGCTGGCTTGGCTTACACTAAGTTCGCGGCAATCCGAGCATGCTGAGCATGCTGCCCAGGCACAAGAGGTGCTGACACTGAACGTGCTGCGTGCGACCGAGCAGGTTCTGAGTACCGCGCAGGATGCCGAGACCGGCGAGCGCGGCTTTCTGCTGACTGGCGATCCTGCCTTCCTGCAGCCCCTCAATGCGGCGCGCAGTCAGCAGCCGGCGGCGATCGCCCGGCTGCGTGAGCTGACCGAAAACGATGCTGATGCCGCCGCGAAAGTCACGCGGATTGAGGAACTTGCCTCGGCCAGCATGGCGCAGCTCGAGCGCAGTGTAGCCATGCAGCGGCAAGGACGGCTCGATCAGGCTAACCGGTTGGATCAGCTTCGCGACGGCAAGCAGGCGATGGATCAGCTGCGCGCGGAACTGGCCGCACTTGAACGGCTCAAGCAATTGGAACTGCTTGAGAGCCGTAACCAGGCTCAGCACGCCACCACGTTGGCCGGGCGGTGGCGCGCGCTGCTGACCGCCTTTACCCTGGTGCTTGGCCTGCTGTGCGGCATGGCGGTGCGGGGCCAGCTCCGGGCCCGTCAGCAGGCCCGCGAACAAGCGATCCGCGCCCGCAGCGAAACCATTCTCGAAGCTGGCCGCCACCTGCTGCAATCGATCATCGATTCGAGCGGCAACCTGATCTTCGTGAAAACCAGGCAGGGCGAGGTACTGTTTGCCAATGCGGCATTCTCCAAGGCGGTGCCCACCCCCTTGCCGATGCTGCGCGGGGTGCCGCTGCCGCCCACCGATGAACCCAATGAAGCCGAAGCGCTTGCCGCGGCCGATCGGGCGGCGCTGGAGCGCGGGGAACTGAGCGCGGTAGACCTCCGGCTAACCGTCGATGGCGAGCGGCGCTGGTACCGCGTCGAGAAGAACCCGTGGGTGCGCGATGGCAAGATCATTGGCGTGATCGGCATTGTGCGGGATATCTCGGTAACCAAAAGCCGCGAAGCCAGTCTTGAGCAGCGCGTAGCCGCTCGCACGGCTGAGCTTGAGAACGCACTGGCATCGGTCCAGCAGGAGATGGCGGAGCGCGAGGCGGTGCAGGAATCGCTGCGCCAGTTCCAGAAGATCGAGAGTCTTGGGCAACTTACCGGTGGTATAGCCCATGATTTCAACAATATGCTGGCAGTGGTGATCGCATCGCTCGACACCCTGCGACAGCAATTGCCGGCAATGGATGCCCGCAACATTGCCCCGCTGATCGAGACGGCGCTGGCGGGCGCGACCAGTGCCGCCGACCTGACTGGACGGCTGCTGGCCTTTGCCCGCCAGCAACGGCTCAAGCCGCGCAGGGTTGAACTCAACACACTGATCAGCCGGACCCAGCGCCTGCTGGCACGCTCGCTGGGCAAGAATATCGAAGTAATGCTCGATCTCGATCCAGCGGCTGGCTGGGTTGAGGTCGACAACTCGCAGCTCGAAAGCGCGCTGGTCAACCTGGCAGTCAATGCCCGCGATGCCATGCCGACAGGCGGGCGGCTGACGATCGCCACGCGTCGGCGGGACACGGAAATCGAGATCAAAGTCGATGACAACGGCGAGGGCATGAGCTCTGAGCAGCTGCAGCGTGTGTTCGATCCCTTCTTTACCACCAAGGATATTGGCATGGGGACGGGGCTGGGGCTGTCCCAGGTCCACGGGTTTGTTGCCCAGTCTGGCGGCCGGATCACAATCCAGTCGACCCCGAACGTCGGCACGAGCGTCTGCATCGCCCTGCCAGCCTGCGACGCTCCGGAGAGCGCGGAGGCAGGAGACGCCAAGCAAGCGGACCGCGAGGTTAAGGGGGAGCTGGTCCTGCTGGTCGAGGACGAAGCACTGGTCCGGCTTTCGGCCCAGGCATCGCTGACCGCGCTAGGCTATAGGGTGATCGCAGCCGCCGAGGGGTATGAAGCGCTCAGGCTTCTGTCCGAAAACCCGCAGATTGCCGCCCTGCTGACCGACATCTCGATGCCGGGCATGAATGGACGCGATCTGGCCGAAGCGGCGCTGCTGCTGCGCCCTGACCTCGCTGTCGTACTGACGACCGGCCATGGATCCGACACGGGCAGTAATACGGGGATCCTGGTCCTGCCCAAGCCCTACCTGCTCGAAGACCTCGCCGCCGTGCTGGCCGAAGCGCTGGCTAATGCCGGTGCACGGGAACAAGCGGTCGCTCTTGCCAATTCCCGCAAGCATGGCGGCAAAAAATCGCAACCCAGCCCCGAACCCGAAGCGCCTTCCCCGGTCTGA
- a CDS encoding CinA family protein, with the protein MAETFSPILHPQTEARIDAIMARLTQDNIRLATAESCTGGILASLFTDIPGKSHVFEAGFVTYSDGAKTRMLGVSPELLQRFGAVSPEAATAMVEGALRNSTADLALSVTGFAGPGGADEEAGLVHFACAWREGVTLHAERHFGTSNRGATRLCCIDTALDLLSAALGRSEAEQGTAAPASDS; encoded by the coding sequence ATGGCCGAAACCTTCTCCCCCATTCTCCACCCGCAAACCGAGGCCCGGATCGACGCAATCATGGCGCGGCTGACACAGGACAATATCCGGCTGGCCACTGCGGAAAGCTGCACTGGCGGAATTCTCGCCTCGCTCTTCACCGACATACCCGGCAAGAGTCATGTCTTCGAAGCCGGGTTCGTGACCTACAGCGATGGCGCCAAGACGCGGATGCTGGGTGTATCGCCCGAACTGCTCCAGCGCTTCGGCGCGGTATCGCCAGAAGCCGCAACAGCGATGGTCGAAGGAGCCCTGCGCAACTCGACCGCCGATCTTGCGCTGTCTGTCACCGGGTTTGCAGGACCAGGCGGCGCTGATGAGGAAGCCGGGCTGGTACACTTCGCCTGCGCCTGGCGCGAAGGTGTTACGCTTCATGCCGAGCGCCACTTTGGCACGAGCAATCGGGGCGCAACCCGGCTGTGCTGCATCGATACGGCGCTCGATCTGCTGTCCGCCGCCCTGGGGCGGAGCGAAGCGGAGCAGGGAACTGCGGCACCGGCGTCTGATTCCTGA
- a CDS encoding DNA topoisomerase IB — translation MAAKNRNPAPNPKRLPRSEADLVFVEVTALTVGRRRVGQRWRYLDETGARITDPAEIERLNRIALPPAYTEARFCPDPQGHLQAVGIDARGRRQYRYHPAFREARDTRKFANCAAFGAALPKLRQRLDKDLQAPPRSRAAVLAAVVRILDCEYLRIGNPAYARENKSFGLTTLRNRHAKLTRGGLALDYRGKSGIMRRVRLTDQRVIRVVRRCQDLPGQQLFQYQGDDGQVHAISSADVNVYLRTITGSDFTAKDFRTWHGSVIAFAALNRGVRLKEMLQEVSQALANTPAVARKAYIHPALVEAARSGRFTPQRLPRAGRLSRAERGFLEWLATEPAKFLAG, via the coding sequence ATGGCGGCAAAAAATCGCAACCCAGCCCCGAACCCGAAGCGCCTTCCCCGGTCTGAAGCCGATCTGGTTTTTGTGGAAGTTACCGCGCTAACGGTTGGCCGGCGGCGGGTCGGGCAGCGCTGGCGCTATCTCGATGAGACAGGCGCACGGATTACGGACCCGGCCGAAATCGAGCGCCTGAACCGCATCGCCCTGCCCCCGGCCTATACCGAGGCCCGCTTTTGCCCCGATCCGCAGGGCCACCTTCAGGCGGTCGGCATCGATGCACGGGGCCGCCGGCAATATCGTTATCACCCGGCATTTCGGGAAGCGCGCGATACCCGCAAGTTTGCCAACTGCGCCGCTTTTGGTGCAGCCCTGCCAAAGCTGCGCCAGCGGCTCGACAAGGACCTACAGGCCCCGCCGCGCAGCCGCGCGGCTGTGCTGGCGGCGGTGGTGCGGATCCTCGATTGCGAATACCTGCGGATCGGCAACCCCGCCTACGCGCGCGAAAATAAGTCGTTTGGTCTCACTACCCTGCGCAACCGCCATGCCAAGCTGACCCGTGGCGGCCTGGCGCTGGACTATCGCGGCAAGAGCGGAATCATGCGCCGGGTGCGGCTGACCGATCAGCGGGTGATCCGCGTGGTCCGGCGCTGCCAGGACCTGCCCGGGCAACAGCTGTTCCAGTACCAGGGCGATGACGGCCAGGTCCACGCAATAAGCTCGGCCGACGTGAACGTCTATCTGCGCACGATCACCGGCAGTGACTTTACCGCGAAGGATTTCCGCACCTGGCACGGCAGTGTCATCGCCTTTGCCGCGCTCAATCGGGGTGTACGGCTGAAAGAGATGCTGCAGGAAGTATCCCAGGCGCTGGCCAATACGCCGGCGGTCGCGCGCAAGGCCTATATCCATCCAGCGCTGGTCGAGGCGGCCCGGTCGGGCCGCTTCACGCCGCAGCGCTTGCCCCGCGCGGGTCGCTTGAGCCGGGCCGAGCGGGGTTTCCTGGAATGGCTGGCGACGGAACCGGCCAAGTTCCTTGCCGGTTAG
- the ligD gene encoding DNA ligase D — protein MGREAPLAEYKAKRDFKRTPEPRDKVVSARNGQARRFVVQKHDATRLHWDFRLEVDGVLKSWAVTRGPSPNPEDKRLAVRTEDHPMDYASFEGTIPEGEYGGGTVMLWDEGTWEPIAGKKAQDLEKGHLHFVLHGQRMKGEWLLIRLKPRGMEKRENWLLRKIEDACCGPSDSLTERELTSVATGRTMHDIAEGKPSPKTRRRKRGKGRATPPPFEPVQLATLVDEAPDGPDWLHETKYDGYRALIACGGGSAVVYTRSGHDWSDKFPDVCAAAATLPVDAALIDGEIMALDAAGNPDFSALQEAISAGGRGLSLFAFDLLHLDGEDLRPLPNLDRKARLQALLAGVPSPLHYAEHVLGSGGEMLKLLCGAGLEGIVSKRADAPYRGKRTQAWLKSKCVARQEFVILGWTGSAARGRAFAALLLGRYDGDHLRYAGKVGTGFNERTMQNLAEAMAPLAATDPATAVPASAQRGAHWLRPELVAEVAFAEFTGEGILRHARFVGLRGDKPAREVRLERPMPKPADPEVRITHPERVVFPDDGITKGELADYYRAMAPLLLATMAGRPLSLVRCPDGIGGKCFFQKHGAGNLGKDIGSVRIREKDGGEEDYLCVSDAQGVLECVQMGAIEFHAWASHSRHLEQPDRLVFDLDPDEALSFADVRKAAQDLKRHLADIGLTSFAMLSGGKGVHVIVPLKPQAEWDEVTDFARRFSIALATAEPERFVATMSKAKRKGRIFIDWLRNQRGSTAIMPYSVRARAGAPVAAPVSWAELDEFETAAAFRLADRAQLLERAADRGLAGWGSSSQLLPSV, from the coding sequence ATGGGACGCGAAGCCCCCCTTGCCGAGTACAAGGCCAAGCGCGATTTCAAACGCACCCCCGAACCGCGCGACAAGGTGGTGTCAGCCCGCAACGGTCAAGCGCGGCGGTTCGTCGTACAGAAGCACGATGCCACCCGGCTGCACTGGGATTTTCGGCTGGAAGTGGACGGCGTGCTGAAAAGCTGGGCCGTCACCCGCGGCCCGAGCCCCAATCCGGAAGACAAGCGGCTCGCCGTGCGCACCGAAGATCACCCGATGGACTACGCCAGCTTCGAAGGCACGATCCCCGAAGGCGAATATGGCGGCGGGACAGTCATGCTGTGGGATGAAGGGACCTGGGAGCCGATTGCCGGGAAAAAGGCGCAGGATCTCGAGAAAGGCCACCTTCACTTCGTGCTGCACGGCCAGCGGATGAAGGGTGAATGGCTGCTGATCCGGCTGAAGCCGCGCGGCATGGAGAAGCGCGAAAACTGGCTGCTGCGCAAGATCGAGGATGCCTGCTGCGGCCCGTCGGACAGCCTGACCGAACGCGAGCTGACGTCCGTTGCCACTGGCCGGACCATGCACGATATCGCTGAAGGCAAGCCATCGCCCAAAACCAGGCGGCGCAAGCGCGGCAAAGGGAGGGCCACCCCGCCCCCTTTTGAACCGGTCCAACTCGCCACGCTGGTGGACGAGGCACCCGACGGTCCCGATTGGCTGCACGAGACGAAGTACGATGGCTATCGCGCCTTGATCGCCTGCGGCGGCGGCAGCGCGGTGGTCTATACCCGCTCTGGCCATGACTGGAGCGACAAATTTCCGGATGTTTGCGCCGCCGCTGCAACGCTGCCTGTCGATGCGGCGCTGATCGACGGAGAAATCATGGCGCTGGATGCGGCGGGCAACCCGGACTTCTCCGCCTTGCAGGAAGCGATCTCGGCCGGCGGCCGGGGTCTCAGCCTGTTTGCCTTTGACCTGCTCCACCTTGACGGCGAGGATCTGCGTCCGCTCCCCAACCTGGACCGCAAGGCGCGGTTGCAGGCCCTGCTGGCCGGCGTTCCGTCGCCGCTGCACTATGCCGAACACGTCCTCGGTTCGGGCGGCGAAATGCTGAAGCTGCTGTGCGGCGCGGGACTGGAAGGGATCGTTTCGAAACGCGCCGATGCCCCCTATCGCGGCAAACGCACCCAGGCCTGGCTGAAGAGCAAATGCGTCGCACGGCAGGAGTTCGTAATCCTGGGCTGGACCGGCTCGGCGGCGCGCGGAAGAGCCTTCGCCGCCTTGCTGCTCGGGCGCTATGATGGCGACCATCTCCGCTATGCCGGCAAGGTTGGCACCGGCTTCAACGAGCGGACGATGCAGAACCTGGCCGAGGCCATGGCTCCCCTCGCAGCCACCGACCCAGCCACGGCCGTCCCCGCCTCGGCCCAGCGCGGTGCGCACTGGCTGCGGCCGGAACTGGTCGCGGAAGTGGCCTTTGCCGAGTTTACCGGTGAAGGTATCCTGCGGCATGCGCGGTTTGTCGGCCTCAGGGGTGATAAGCCGGCCCGCGAGGTAAGACTGGAGCGGCCCATGCCCAAACCTGCCGATCCCGAAGTGCGGATCACCCACCCCGAGCGCGTGGTCTTCCCGGATGACGGCATTACCAAGGGTGAACTTGCAGACTACTACCGCGCGATGGCTCCGCTGCTGCTGGCGACCATGGCCGGGCGGCCGCTAAGCCTGGTACGTTGCCCGGACGGGATCGGCGGCAAGTGCTTTTTCCAGAAGCATGGCGCGGGCAATCTGGGCAAGGACATCGGCTCGGTCCGGATCCGCGAAAAGGATGGCGGAGAAGAGGACTATCTCTGCGTGTCGGATGCGCAAGGCGTGCTCGAATGCGTGCAGATGGGCGCGATCGAGTTCCACGCCTGGGCCAGCCATTCACGGCATCTGGAACAGCCCGACCGCCTGGTCTTCGACCTTGATCCCGACGAGGCGCTGAGCTTTGCCGACGTACGCAAGGCAGCGCAGGATCTGAAGCGCCACCTGGCCGACATCGGGCTGACCAGCTTCGCCATGCTATCAGGAGGCAAAGGCGTTCACGTGATTGTACCGCTCAAGCCCCAGGCCGAGTGGGACGAGGTAACGGACTTCGCTCGCCGCTTCTCGATCGCCCTGGCAACCGCCGAGCCGGAGCGGTTTGTTGCGACCATGTCCAAGGCCAAGCGCAAGGGCCGGATCTTCATCGACTGGCTGCGCAACCAGCGGGGCTCGACTGCGATCATGCCCTATTCGGTGCGGGCCCGGGCCGGCGCGCCGGTGGCGGCGCCGGTCAGTTGGGCAGAGCTCGACGAATTCGAGACGGCGGCTGCCTTCCGCTTGGCCGACCGCGCCCAGCTGCTCGAACGGGCTGCCGATCGCGGGCTGGCTGGCTGGGGTAGCTCCAGCCAGCTCCTGCCCAGCGTTTAG
- a CDS encoding Ku protein, giving the protein MPARPYWKGHIRLALVSIPVEVYAAARSSNATTFRQIHEPSGKPVHYLKAVTGIGPIDPDDIIRGFEYEKDRFVLLEDEELEAVRLESRKTLDLALFVDRDAIDHTYFEKPYYVVPADDLAVEAFVVLREALRASRRTGIGQLAMRGREYIVALSPCGRGMVMETLRYAEELQKAQNYFRDIPDQEPDQELLELAESLIERKTGKFEPGMFHDRYREALRDLVERKLKAKGRKIVAEDETPAETGGSNVIDLMAALKRSLEKPERAASASKTKAPPTRKAGRKR; this is encoded by the coding sequence TTGCCTGCACGCCCCTATTGGAAAGGTCATATCCGGCTCGCCCTGGTCTCGATCCCGGTTGAGGTTTACGCGGCCGCGCGCAGCAGCAATGCCACCACCTTTCGCCAGATCCACGAGCCCAGCGGCAAACCGGTCCATTACCTGAAGGCGGTGACCGGAATCGGCCCGATTGATCCTGACGACATCATCCGCGGCTTCGAATACGAGAAGGACCGCTTCGTCCTGCTGGAGGACGAGGAGCTTGAGGCGGTCCGGCTGGAATCACGCAAGACGCTGGACCTGGCCCTGTTCGTTGACCGCGACGCGATCGACCACACCTATTTCGAAAAGCCCTATTACGTCGTCCCGGCGGATGACCTGGCGGTTGAGGCTTTCGTCGTGCTGCGCGAAGCGCTGCGCGCCAGTCGGCGCACCGGAATCGGCCAGCTCGCCATGCGCGGACGCGAATACATCGTCGCCCTATCGCCTTGCGGCCGCGGAATGGTGATGGAAACGCTGCGCTATGCCGAGGAACTGCAGAAGGCGCAAAACTACTTTCGGGACATTCCCGATCAGGAACCGGACCAGGAACTGCTCGAACTGGCGGAGTCGCTGATCGAGCGGAAGACCGGGAAGTTTGAACCCGGCATGTTCCACGATCGCTACCGCGAGGCGCTGCGCGATCTGGTTGAGCGCAAGCTGAAGGCCAAGGGCCGCAAGATCGTGGCCGAGGATGAGACCCCGGCCGAGACCGGCGGTTCGAACGTCATCGATCTGATGGCGGCATTGAAGCGTTCGTTGGAGAAGCCGGAGCGGGCGGCTTCGGCCAGCAAGACCAAGGCCCCGCCCACGCGCAAAGCCGGCCGCAAGCGCTAG
- a CDS encoding sodium:solute symporter family transporter gives MGQFWASFAGQVTMALVLLAVIGFFTWRTTTRAAHPAHDGSAKDVYLASGGLKWLYVAGAITLTNLSTEQLVGMNGNQMLLLAWWELAGFVGLMILAFVFVPVYYRTGCTTVTELLEQRYDGGSIRTLISALFLIGNILIYLPAALYSGTLFLKSMFGVDWPLWYFAAPMAVIAAVYTIMGGLRAVAVMDTYSGIGVLAIALLVVVLACNAIGWDFSGIPQERLTMVGDADSPIPFHTLFTGMLFIQIFYWSTNQNITQKAMTAPTVREAQKGVLAAAAVRILVIPAIVVIPGVVGYKLFGDVDDAAYGQVVAAVLPQWLSGAFAAMMAAAVIAHTAAILNSSVALYAVDFHAKFVRPVSNHWRLASTVSVILTITSILMVPVFQNAKSIINLLQQLNGLSSMPILSAFIVALLFRGVAARAAIAGVVWGVALYGLYTFAWQPAGLIGVHYIDFMVVTLATSVLFALGFNRIVLGRSAEFTGWRGVTGQAAAAA, from the coding sequence ATGGGGCAGTTCTGGGCGAGCTTTGCGGGGCAGGTGACGATGGCGCTGGTCCTGCTGGCGGTGATCGGCTTCTTCACCTGGCGCACCACCACCAGGGCCGCCCACCCCGCGCACGATGGTTCAGCCAAGGACGTCTACCTGGCCAGCGGGGGCCTGAAATGGCTTTATGTCGCCGGGGCGATCACGCTGACCAACCTTTCGACCGAGCAATTGGTCGGCATGAACGGCAACCAGATGCTGCTGCTGGCCTGGTGGGAGCTGGCCGGCTTTGTCGGGCTGATGATCCTGGCCTTCGTGTTTGTGCCGGTCTACTACCGCACCGGCTGCACCACGGTGACCGAGCTGCTCGAGCAGCGTTACGACGGCGGTTCGATCCGGACGCTGATTTCGGCGCTGTTCCTGATCGGCAATATCCTAATTTACCTGCCGGCGGCGCTCTATTCAGGCACGCTGTTCCTCAAGTCGATGTTCGGGGTCGATTGGCCGCTGTGGTATTTCGCCGCGCCGATGGCCGTGATCGCGGCGGTCTATACGATCATGGGCGGTCTACGCGCCGTGGCGGTGATGGACACCTATTCGGGCATCGGCGTGCTGGCGATTGCGCTGCTGGTGGTGGTGCTGGCCTGCAATGCGATCGGCTGGGATTTCTCCGGCATTCCGCAGGAACGGCTGACCATGGTGGGGGACGCGGATTCACCGATCCCGTTCCACACGCTGTTCACCGGCATGCTGTTCATCCAGATCTTCTACTGGTCGACCAACCAGAACATCACCCAGAAAGCGATGACCGCGCCGACCGTGCGTGAGGCGCAGAAGGGCGTGCTGGCGGCCGCTGCGGTGCGGATCCTGGTCATCCCGGCGATTGTCGTGATCCCGGGCGTGGTCGGCTACAAGCTGTTCGGCGATGTCGATGATGCCGCCTATGGCCAGGTTGTCGCGGCGGTCCTGCCGCAGTGGCTCTCTGGAGCTTTTGCAGCGATGATGGCGGCGGCGGTGATTGCCCACACCGCGGCGATCCTCAACAGCTCGGTCGCGCTCTATGCGGTGGATTTCCACGCCAAGTTCGTGCGGCCGGTGTCGAACCACTGGCGGCTGGCCAGCACCGTCTCGGTGATCCTCACCATCACCTCGATCCTGATGGTGCCGGTGTTCCAGAACGCCAAGTCGATCATCAACCTGCTGCAGCAATTGAACGGTTTGTCCTCAATGCCGATCCTCTCGGCCTTCATCGTCGCGCTGCTGTTCCGGGGCGTGGCGGCGCGCGCGGCGATTGCCGGGGTGGTCTGGGGCGTCGCGCTCTATGGGCTCTACACCTTTGCCTGGCAGCCGGCCGGGCTTATCGGGGTCCACTATATCGACTTCATGGTGGTGACGCTGGCCACTTCGGTGCTGTTCGCGCTGGGCTTCAACCGGATCGTGCTGGGGCGAAGCGCAGAGTTCACCGGCTGGCGCGGGGTGACTGGACAAGCCGCGGCGGCGGCGTGA
- a CDS encoding alpha/beta hydrolase family protein, with protein sequence MTQITTDRPSTAYDRIPYLIAFDEVSAFKDTYGGALGKVVVEAHHLKPHTPSDSVVIFSHPIGGGAYLPLVGMLARMGVHTIYCNTRYRGNDTALIMERAVMDFAACIRDAKERLGYQKVYLGGWSGGGAQSLFYQAEAQDPRVTHTPAGDPYDLTAANFIPADGVLLLAAHLSRNLTLTEWLDASIEDESRPFDRNPAWNIFAPDGPKPPFSADFVAEYRARQIARNRRITAWVKEQLADLKARGLEHHERCFTVQGTMGDPRWVDPLVDPNEREPNHCMLGDPFVVNDGPVGLARFTTLRSWLSQWSYDDSQADGLKCAARIHCPMLVIENGADDACTPSHAARLMAAAKRCEIDHYVINGANHYYFGQPALAQQAAGLVRDWIAARD encoded by the coding sequence ATGACCCAGATCACCACCGACCGCCCGTCGACCGCCTATGACCGCATCCCCTACCTGATCGCCTTCGACGAGGTCAGCGCCTTCAAGGACACCTATGGCGGGGCGCTCGGCAAGGTAGTGGTCGAGGCCCACCACCTGAAGCCGCACACCCCGTCGGACAGCGTGGTGATCTTCTCGCACCCGATCGGCGGCGGGGCCTATCTGCCGCTGGTGGGGATGCTGGCGCGAATGGGCGTCCACACGATCTATTGCAACACGCGCTATCGGGGCAATGACACGGCGCTGATCATGGAGCGCGCGGTGATGGATTTTGCCGCCTGTATCCGCGATGCCAAGGAGCGGTTGGGCTACCAGAAGGTCTATCTTGGCGGGTGGTCGGGCGGCGGAGCGCAAAGCCTGTTCTACCAGGCCGAAGCGCAGGATCCGCGCGTTACGCATACCCCGGCCGGCGATCCCTATGACCTGACCGCCGCGAATTTTATCCCCGCAGATGGCGTACTGCTGCTGGCCGCGCACCTGTCACGCAACCTGACGCTGACCGAATGGCTCGATGCGTCAATCGAGGACGAGAGCCGCCCCTTTGATCGCAACCCGGCCTGGAACATCTTCGCGCCCGATGGCCCGAAGCCGCCGTTCTCGGCCGATTTCGTGGCCGAATACCGCGCCCGCCAGATTGCCCGCAATCGGCGGATCACGGCCTGGGTGAAGGAGCAGCTGGCCGATTTGAAGGCCAGGGGGCTGGAGCATCACGAGCGCTGCTTCACCGTCCAGGGCACCATGGGCGATCCACGCTGGGTCGATCCCTTGGTCGATCCGAACGAGCGCGAGCCGAACCATTGCATGCTGGGCGATCCCTTCGTGGTCAACGATGGTCCGGTCGGACTGGCGCGGTTCACGACGCTGCGATCATGGCTGTCACAGTGGTCCTATGACGATTCGCAGGCTGATGGTTTGAAGTGCGCCGCTCGGATTCACTGTCCGATGCTGGTGATCGAAAACGGCGCCGACGATGCCTGCACCCCCAGCCATGCCGCCCGGCTGATGGCGGCGGCTAAGCGCTGCGAGATCGACCATTATGTCATAAATGGCGCAAATCATTACTATTTTGGTCAACCGGCTCTGGCTCAACAGGCGGCCGGGCTGGTCCGCGACTGGATCGCGGCGCGCGACTGA
- a CDS encoding DNA-deoxyinosine glycosylase, whose protein sequence is MLIKPTSATAEAAAELLRGFPPVYRPDARVLILGSLPGAQSLARQSYYANPRNQFWQLVGSVIGVDLVGCDYADRLATLIAHRVALWDVVSTGHRQGSLDADLKIAERSDLAGLVARLPDLRAIAFNGQLAARQAADAGAAVELITLPSSSPAHTLPLAQKQTAWNAIGRHLS, encoded by the coding sequence GTGCTGATCAAGCCCACTTCCGCCACCGCGGAAGCCGCAGCAGAGTTGTTGCGCGGATTCCCGCCGGTCTATCGCCCGGATGCGCGGGTCCTGATCCTCGGTTCTTTACCCGGCGCACAGTCCCTGGCCCGGCAAAGCTACTATGCCAATCCCCGCAACCAGTTCTGGCAGTTGGTTGGCAGTGTGATTGGCGTCGACCTGGTCGGGTGCGACTATGCGGACCGGCTAGCCACCTTGATCGCGCACCGGGTCGCGCTGTGGGACGTTGTCTCGACCGGGCATCGCCAGGGCAGCCTGGATGCCGACCTTAAGATTGCCGAGCGATCCGATCTGGCGGGACTGGTTGCGCGATTGCCGGACCTGCGGGCGATTGCCTTCAATGGTCAGCTGGCAGCGCGGCAGGCGGCGGATGCCGGTGCGGCGGTGGAGCTGATTACCTTGCCTTCAAGCAGCCCGGCCCACACGCTGCCGCTGGCGCAGAAACAAACAGCCTGGAACGCGATTGGACGCCACCTGAGCTGA